A genomic stretch from Zeimonas sediminis includes:
- a CDS encoding cysteine hydrolase family protein, with amino-acid sequence MTQALVIVDIQNDYFPGGAMPLEGSPEAAANAAKLLAAFRAKGLPVVHVQHISTRPGATFFLPDTKGAEINDAVTPQAGEKKIVKHTPSSFRGTDLQEHLKSVGADQLVIAGMMTHMCIDSTVRAAFDLGYACTLAHDACATRNLVLNGKTIPAAQVHESFLAGINGLFAKLATADEIVAGL; translated from the coding sequence ATGACCCAGGCCCTCGTCATCGTCGACATCCAGAACGACTACTTCCCCGGCGGCGCGATGCCGCTCGAAGGCAGCCCCGAGGCCGCCGCCAACGCGGCGAAGCTGCTGGCCGCCTTCCGCGCCAAGGGCCTGCCGGTGGTCCACGTGCAGCACATCTCCACCCGGCCGGGCGCCACCTTCTTCCTGCCCGACACGAAGGGCGCCGAGATCAACGACGCGGTCACGCCGCAGGCCGGCGAGAAGAAGATCGTCAAGCACACGCCGAGCTCGTTCCGCGGCACCGACCTGCAGGAGCACCTGAAGTCGGTGGGCGCCGACCAGCTGGTGATCGCCGGCATGATGACCCACATGTGCATCGACTCCACGGTTCGGGCCGCCTTCGACCTGGGCTACGCCTGCACGCTGGCGCACGACGCCTGCGCCACCCGCAACCTGGTGCTGAACGGCAAGACGATTCCCGCCGCTCAGGTGCACGAGTCCTTCCTGGCCGGCATCAACGGGCTCTTCGCGAAGCTGGCAACGGCCGACGAGATCGTCGCGGGTCTCTGA
- a CDS encoding FAD-binding oxidoreductase: MDKTPPPSLPAASIESLRASFAGRLITDPTDQEPFLIDWRRRYRGRALAVAMPDSVEDAAAVVRWCAERRVPIVPQGGNTGMSGAATPDDSGRAVVLSLAKLTKVRAIDTVNNSITVEAGCTLDSVREAAAAAGRLFPLSLPSGGSCTIGGNLSTNAGGTGVLRYGNTRELCLGLEVITAEGEVWNGLRGLRKDNTGYDLRDLYIGSEGTLGVITAATMKLYPQPAAQITAIAAVADPHAALKLLEMAQGKLGSSLTAFELISDLCLDLVARYFPDCQKPFREASPYVVLMETSDSESEAHANAGFESLMEAAIEAGVVTDAVVAQSLAQSQAMWKLREFISEAQSAEGKNIKHDISVPISDIGRFIEETNALVEKAFPGIRMVVFGHLGDGNLHYNVSPPVGRTGTEHEAWFLGLQPAINLMVHDAVAAANGSISAEHGLGQLRRDEAARYKSPVEKALMRRLKAAFDPLGIMNPGKVLSED; this comes from the coding sequence ATGGACAAGACCCCGCCCCCTTCCCTGCCCGCCGCCAGCATCGAATCGCTGCGCGCAAGCTTTGCCGGCCGCCTGATCACCGACCCGACCGACCAGGAGCCCTTCCTGATCGACTGGCGCCGCCGCTATCGCGGCCGCGCGCTGGCCGTGGCGATGCCGGACTCGGTCGAAGACGCGGCCGCCGTCGTGCGCTGGTGCGCCGAGCGGCGAGTGCCGATCGTTCCGCAGGGCGGCAATACCGGCATGTCCGGAGCGGCCACCCCCGACGACTCCGGCCGCGCGGTCGTGCTTTCGCTCGCGAAGCTCACGAAGGTGCGTGCGATCGACACGGTCAACAACTCGATCACGGTCGAGGCCGGCTGCACGCTCGACTCGGTGCGCGAAGCCGCAGCGGCGGCAGGCCGCCTGTTCCCGCTGAGCCTGCCCTCGGGCGGCTCCTGCACGATCGGCGGCAACCTGTCGACCAACGCCGGCGGCACCGGCGTGCTGCGCTACGGCAACACCCGCGAGCTGTGCCTGGGGCTGGAAGTGATCACCGCCGAGGGCGAGGTCTGGAACGGCCTGCGCGGGCTGCGCAAGGACAACACCGGCTACGACCTGCGCGACCTGTACATCGGCTCCGAAGGCACGCTGGGCGTGATAACCGCCGCCACGATGAAGCTCTACCCGCAACCGGCCGCGCAGATCACCGCGATCGCCGCGGTGGCCGACCCGCACGCGGCGCTGAAGCTGCTCGAGATGGCGCAGGGCAAGCTCGGCTCGTCGCTGACCGCCTTCGAGCTGATCTCCGACCTGTGCCTTGACCTGGTCGCTCGCTACTTCCCCGACTGCCAGAAGCCCTTCCGCGAGGCCTCGCCCTACGTGGTGCTGATGGAAACCTCCGACAGCGAGAGCGAGGCCCACGCGAACGCCGGCTTCGAGTCGCTGATGGAGGCCGCGATCGAGGCCGGCGTGGTCACGGATGCGGTCGTCGCGCAGTCGCTGGCGCAGAGCCAGGCCATGTGGAAGCTGCGCGAGTTCATCTCCGAGGCGCAGTCGGCCGAGGGCAAGAACATCAAGCACGACATCTCTGTGCCGATCTCCGACATCGGCCGCTTCATCGAGGAAACGAACGCGCTGGTCGAGAAGGCCTTCCCGGGCATCCGGATGGTCGTGTTCGGCCACCTGGGCGACGGCAACCTGCACTACAACGTGTCGCCGCCGGTCGGCCGTACCGGAACCGAGCACGAGGCCTGGTTCCTGGGCCTGCAGCCGGCGATCAACCTGATGGTGCACGACGCGGTGGCGGCCGCCAACGGCTCGATCTCGGCCGAGCACGGGCTGGGCCAGCTGCGCCGCGACGAGGCCGCGCGCTACAAGTCGCCGGTGGAGAAGGCGCTGATGCGCCGGTTGAAGGCTGCCTTCGACCCGCTCGGGATCATGAATCCCGGGAAGGTGCTCTCCGAAGACTGA
- a CDS encoding DUF882 domain-containing protein → MIDGTASRRSILRAGFRGIVAGAGLAVAGAAAAAPGRPAGGPAAAAGPAVSGDRVEELARLAFVNTHTSESLDVVYREGQRYLTRAMARIDHLLRDHRTGEVHPIDPALLDQLDRLAAMLGAGSDPYHVISGYRSPRSNSMLAARSGGVAKKSLHMSGRAIDIRIPGVPLARVHEAALAMKAGGVGYYPKSDFVHLDTGRIRNWRG, encoded by the coding sequence ATGATCGATGGAACCGCTTCGCGGCGCAGCATCCTGCGCGCCGGATTCAGGGGAATCGTCGCCGGCGCGGGACTCGCGGTGGCTGGCGCAGCGGCGGCTGCGCCGGGCAGGCCGGCCGGCGGGCCGGCGGCGGCGGCCGGCCCGGCCGTTTCGGGCGACCGGGTCGAGGAGCTCGCCCGGCTCGCCTTCGTCAACACGCACACCAGCGAGTCGCTGGACGTCGTCTACCGCGAAGGGCAGCGCTACCTGACCCGCGCGATGGCCCGCATCGACCACCTGCTGCGCGACCATCGCACCGGCGAGGTCCACCCGATCGACCCGGCCCTGCTCGACCAGCTCGACCGGCTCGCCGCGATGCTGGGCGCCGGCAGCGACCCGTATCACGTGATCTCCGGCTACCGCTCGCCGCGCAGCAATTCGATGCTGGCCGCTCGCAGCGGCGGCGTCGCGAAGAAGAGCCTGCACATGTCGGGCCGGGCGATCGACATCCGGATTCCCGGCGTGCCGCTGGCCCGGGTGCACGAAGCGGCGCTGGCGATGAAGGCCGGCGGCGTGGGCTACTACCCGAAGTCGGACTTCGTGCACCTGGACACGGGGCGCATCCGCAACTGGCGCGGCTGA
- a CDS encoding L,D-transpeptidase family protein — protein MLFAAAGLSSGAARAGCEPAGESGVDRTDAGARSEAAAAGAPARAGHDRLVDLSAEHLVAPGDSLTSVGARHGVAPRRIAEANGLDPGAYLRVGQRLFVSSRHLAPLAGGLDDGIVINLPQRMAFLFRGGRLERGYPVAVGRPDWPTPTGDFTVKTRETDKTWYVPKSIQEEMRREGKPVLTEVPPGPDNPLGRHWIGLSLPAIGIHGTNAPASVYGFRSHGCIRMQPDHVAELFERVAVGERGRIVYQPLLLARDEKGRIWFEANPDVYRRGAGTVETVRAMAREEGIAEDSVDWALVAAMLRDRDGQARQVGRGSIGGNR, from the coding sequence ATGCTTTTCGCCGCGGCCGGGCTGTCGTCGGGCGCCGCGCGCGCCGGCTGCGAGCCTGCGGGAGAGTCAGGCGTCGACCGGACGGACGCCGGCGCACGCTCGGAGGCCGCGGCCGCCGGGGCGCCTGCGCGCGCAGGCCACGACCGGCTGGTCGACCTGAGCGCCGAGCACCTGGTCGCTCCAGGCGACAGCCTGACCTCCGTTGGCGCCCGCCATGGCGTCGCGCCCAGGCGGATCGCCGAGGCGAACGGCCTGGATCCGGGCGCGTATCTTCGGGTCGGTCAGCGCCTTTTCGTCAGTTCTCGCCATCTCGCTCCGCTTGCCGGAGGCCTCGACGACGGTATCGTCATAAACCTGCCGCAGCGGATGGCCTTCCTTTTCCGCGGCGGGAGGCTCGAGCGCGGGTATCCGGTCGCGGTCGGGCGACCCGACTGGCCGACGCCGACCGGCGACTTCACCGTGAAGACCCGCGAGACCGACAAGACCTGGTACGTGCCGAAGTCGATCCAGGAGGAGATGCGCCGCGAGGGCAAGCCGGTGCTCACAGAGGTGCCGCCGGGGCCGGACAACCCGCTGGGCCGGCACTGGATCGGGTTGAGCCTGCCGGCGATCGGCATCCACGGGACGAACGCGCCGGCCAGCGTCTATGGTTTCCGCTCGCACGGCTGCATCAGGATGCAGCCGGACCACGTGGCGGAGCTGTTCGAGCGGGTCGCGGTCGGCGAGCGCGGGCGCATCGTCTACCAGCCGCTGCTGCTGGCGCGCGATGAAAAGGGGCGGATCTGGTTCGAGGCGAACCCCGACGTCTATCGCCGTGGCGCCGGCACCGTCGAGACGGTGCGCGCGATGGCCCGGGAAGAGGGCATCGCCGAGGATTCGGTAGACTGGGCCCTGGTCGCGGCGATGTTGCGCGACCGGGACGGCCAGGCCCGCCAGGTCGGCCGCGGCAGTATCGGAGGGAATAGATGA
- a CDS encoding ABC transporter ATP-binding protein — translation MMLEVRDLSVFYGDAQALDRVSLSVGGGEIVALVGANGAGKTSLIRTVAGILKPRGGTIEFDGQPIGGLDSHRVCDLGVGQVAEGRQVFPTMTVLDNLQVGGLLPRARAKAGETLERVFSMFPRLKERSGQLAGTLSGGEQQMLAIGRCLMGAPRLIMFDEPSLGLAPAVVGEVLDTIRLLHDEGMTILLVEQNVAASLQLADRAYVLENGSIVLEGSGAELLEDPRVREAYLGL, via the coding sequence ATGATGCTCGAGGTCCGCGACCTGTCGGTCTTCTACGGCGATGCTCAGGCGCTCGACCGGGTCAGCCTGAGCGTGGGGGGCGGCGAGATCGTGGCGCTGGTCGGCGCCAACGGCGCCGGCAAGACCTCGCTGATCCGCACCGTGGCCGGCATCCTGAAGCCGCGCGGCGGCACGATCGAGTTCGACGGCCAGCCGATCGGCGGCCTGGACAGCCACCGGGTCTGCGACCTGGGTGTCGGGCAGGTCGCCGAGGGACGGCAGGTCTTCCCGACGATGACGGTGCTCGACAACCTGCAGGTCGGCGGGCTGCTGCCGAGGGCCCGGGCGAAGGCGGGTGAGACGCTCGAGCGCGTCTTCTCGATGTTCCCCCGGCTGAAGGAGCGATCCGGCCAGCTGGCCGGCACGCTGTCCGGAGGCGAGCAGCAGATGCTCGCGATCGGCCGCTGCCTGATGGGCGCTCCGCGGCTGATCATGTTCGACGAGCCCTCGCTGGGGCTCGCCCCGGCCGTCGTGGGCGAGGTGCTGGACACGATCCGGCTGCTGCACGACGAGGGGATGACGATCCTGCTGGTGGAGCAGAACGTTGCGGCGTCGCTGCAGCTGGCCGACCGGGCCTACGTGCTGGAAAACGGGAGTATCGTTCTCGAGGGCAGCGGCGCGGAGCTGCTCGAGGATCCGCGCGTCCGGGAGGCCTACCTGGGGCTCTGA
- a CDS encoding ABC transporter ATP-binding protein, which produces MLEVAAVSKSFRGLRAVSDASLEVKQGEIVALIGPNGAGKTTLFNLVAGAMKPDSGSIRFLGDEIAGRRADEICDAGIGRTFQLVKPFADMTVLENAMVGGFRGTADRQLARDRAARALESLDMWALRHRPASSLTLPDRKRLEVARALATEPKLLLLDEVMAGLRPTETDHMVAAFRRLNAEHGVTILLIEHVMRAVMALAQRVYVLHHGEIIAQGTPQQVTRDPRVLESYLGTGAVH; this is translated from the coding sequence ATGCTTGAGGTGGCCGCCGTTTCGAAGAGCTTCCGCGGCCTGCGCGCGGTGTCCGACGCCTCGCTGGAAGTGAAGCAGGGCGAGATCGTCGCGCTGATCGGCCCGAACGGCGCCGGCAAGACCACGCTGTTCAACCTTGTGGCCGGCGCGATGAAGCCCGACTCCGGAAGCATCCGCTTCCTGGGCGACGAGATCGCCGGCAGGCGCGCCGACGAGATCTGCGATGCCGGCATCGGCCGAACCTTCCAGCTGGTCAAGCCCTTCGCGGACATGACCGTGCTGGAGAACGCGATGGTCGGCGGCTTCCGCGGCACCGCCGACCGGCAGCTCGCGCGCGACCGGGCGGCGCGAGCGCTGGAGTCCCTCGACATGTGGGCCTTGCGCCACCGGCCTGCGTCCAGCCTCACGCTGCCCGACCGCAAGCGGCTCGAGGTCGCCCGCGCGCTGGCCACCGAGCCGAAGCTGTTGCTGCTCGACGAGGTGATGGCCGGCCTGCGACCGACCGAGACCGACCATATGGTCGCCGCCTTCCGGCGGCTGAACGCCGAGCACGGCGTCACGATCCTGCTGATCGAGCACGTGATGCGGGCGGTGATGGCGCTGGCGCAGCGGGTCTACGTGCTGCACCACGGCGAGATCATCGCGCAGGGCACGCCGCAGCAGGTGACCCGCGACCCGCGGGTGCTCGAGAGCTATCTCGGAACCGGGGCGGTGCACTGA